The following coding sequences are from one Triticum dicoccoides isolate Atlit2015 ecotype Zavitan chromosome 4A, WEW_v2.0, whole genome shotgun sequence window:
- the LOC119289476 gene encoding uncharacterized protein LOC119289476, whose amino-acid sequence MRIRRSASRLLGSTAAAAASSCPKPEPPRFELPRLEPPPPPPPAPANESGAGSVGPKTSSCGEPCCELSRSPWDLMAHLDLSDPQVEKLFVETCFMSVSWRGSWLFPSSITMPTGSIKEEEDLAVDMVDGVILKLHKAAEKMESMKNQSKHKTNKGLKVKKGAWTCRKNDGKRWCCRRPVSEPNSYCSYHSDQKLPIGGKPRRKRTDIDLGEGFYYYAGFGPGTKRRRTSSSDSVPEPPLRAEPLKEEAPDEMQLDFSAGQVQAANESDHQVVLPPSADIVDEPGTAGMSACDKASSDDDVPEPPLAAEPPKEEPQPEMQLNFSAGQAQADDSDHQETPASVRVVDKSARKDGTAGIAGWDEESSDDEALGCNDEQPHDITKRKSALKKRWRKPVKARSLKSLMMS is encoded by the exons ATGCGGATCCGCAGGTCCGCCTCCCGCCTGCTGGGCTctaccgccgccgctgctgcctccTCCTGCCCGAAGCCGGAGCCGCCCCGATTCGAGCTCCCCCGATTggagccgcccccgcccccgccgccagcCCCAGCCAACGAATCCGGCGCCGGGTCCGTGGGGCCCAAGACCTCCTCCTGCGGGGAGCCCTGCTGCGAGCTCAGCCGGTCGCCATGGGACCTCATGGCCCATCTCGACCTCTCGGATCCCCAG GTGGAGAAGCTCTTCGTGGAGACTTGCTTCATGAGTGTTTCCTGGCGAGGTAGCTGGCTCTTCCCATCAAGCATTACCATGCCTACTGGCTCCATCAAGGAGGAGGAAGACTTGGCCGTAGATATGGTTGACGGGGTCATCTTGAAACTGCACAAAGCTGCGGAAAAGATGGAGAGCATGAAGAATCAGAGCAAGCACAAGACAAATAAGGGGCTCAAAGTGAAGAAAGGAGCGTGGACGTGCAGAAAGAATGACGGCAAGAGGTGGTGCTGCCGGCGGCCTGTGAGTGAGCCCAACTCCTACTGCTCGTACCACTCAGATCAGAAGCTCCCCATCGGCGGCAAACCACGTAGGAAGAGGACAGACATCGACCTAGGCGAGGGGTTCTACTACTATGCGGGGTTCGGCCCCGGCACCAAGAGGCGCCGGACGTCAAGCAGCGACAGCGTGCCGGAACCTCCACTGCGTGCTGAACCACTGAAAGAGGAGGCACCAGACGAAATGCAACTTGATTTTAGTGCAGGTCAGGTACAGGCAGCGAATGAATCAGACCATCAAGTGGTGCTACCGCCATCAGCAGACATTGTCGACGAGCCTGGCACCGCTGGGATGTCGGCCTGTGACAAGGCGAGCAGTGATGATGACGTGCCGGAACCTCCACTGGCTGCTGAACCACCCAAAGAGGAGCCACAGCCCGAAATGCAACTAAATTTCAGTGCAGGTCAGGCACAAGCTGATGACTCAGACCATCAAGAAACACCGGCATCAGTACGTGTGGTCGACAAGTCTGCGCGCAAAGACGGCACCGCTGGGATCGCTGGCTGGGATGAGGAGAGCAGCGATGACGAAGCGCTTGGCTGCAATGACGAACAACCTCACGACATCACCAAGAGGAAGAGCGCTCTCAAGAAGAGGTGGAGGAAGCCTGTGAAAGCCCGATCGCTCAAATCACTGATGATGTCGTAG